The sequence below is a genomic window from Microbulbifer hydrolyticus.
GTACCTGGAGCTTTCCAAACCGGTACTGTGGGACGACAACGCGTCCGACGCGGTGAAGAAAGGCACCCGCCGCACCCTGATCCGTGTACTCGAAACCATCCTGCGCCTGCTGCATCCGCTGATGCCCTATATCACTGAGGAAATCTGGCAGCGCGTTAGTGCGCTGGCCGGCAAGACTGGTGACACCATCATGCTGCAGCCGTATCCGGAGGCCAACGAGCACCGGATCGATGAGAACGCTGAGGCGGCCATTGCCTGGCTGAAAGACGTGATCGAAGGTGTGCGTAATATTCGCGGAGAGATGAATATTTCCCCGGCGAAGAAGATCCCGCTGATCCTGCGCGGTGGTTCCAAGCATGATGAAGACCTGCTCAGGCAGACCCGCGGCCTGCTCACCAAGCTGGCGAGCCTCGACTCTATCGACTGGCTGGGCCAAGGCGTCGAAGCACCAGCCTCCTCTACCGCCTTTGTGGGTGATCTGGAGTTGCTGGTACCCATGGCCGGCCTGATCGACGTGGAAGCGGAAAGCGCGCGAGTGCAGAAGGAACTGGACAAGCTGGACAAGGACCTGAAGCAGGTCGCGGGCAAACTGCAGAACCCGAACTTTGTCGACAAGGCGCCGGAAGCTGTGGTCAACAAGGAAAAGCAGCGACTGGCGGACCTGGAAAGCACCCGTGCACGCTTTGTCGAGCAGCTGGAGTCACTGAAGAACCTGTAAGTTTTCCGGTTCTTCCACGCAAAAAAATGGCGAGCCCTAAAAGCTCGCCATTTTTTTTATCTTAACGCCGGGGAGATATTTTCAAACCAGCGGCTTCGCCGCAAAGTAATCCATAGAGTAAGCCACCCGCTCTTCCGCATTCTTTTCCAGCTGCTCCATATCCATGGACTCGATATGTTCAAGCCGTGTACGCAGACCGATGCCATTGGCAATCTGGATCGCCAGGCCCGGGCGCGCATTCGCCTCAAGCAGCAAAGGGCCACGCTTGCGATCGAGCACAATATCGCATCCCAGGTACCCAAGCCCGGTCATTTCATAGCAACTGGCCGCCAGGCGCACCAGCTCCTGCCACCCCGGCACCACCAGATCCGCAAAAGGCATCTCCGTATCCGGGTGCTTTTCAATACGCAGTCCCCGCTGTACTGCATGGCATGATCTACCGGTGGCGAGATCCACACCCACACCCACCGCACCCTGGTGCAGGTTGGCCTTGCCATCGGAATCATGGGTCGAGCAGCGCAGCATGGCCATCACCGGGAAACCACGGAATACGATCACACGGATATCCGGCACACCTTCAAAGGAGTAATTGTCGAAGATCGGGTCGAAATCCACCAGGGCCTCGATCATCACCCGGTCCGGCTTGCCGCCCAGGCTGTAGAGACCGCTGTGTATATTGCTCACATGACGTTGGATATCCAGCGCGGTGACCTTGCTGCCCGAGGGCTTTACATATTCATCGCCATCCCGCCCGACGATCACCAGGATCCCTTTACCACCGGAACCCCGCGCCGGTTTGATCACAAACTTTTGCAAGGGCTCAATCACCTGCATGACCCGGGTGCGACTGGGCTGGGTCTCGAACGCAGCGATCAGTTCGGGAACCGGGATACGGTAGCGTTTTGCCTGGCGCTTGGTATTGAGTTTGTCATCGACGATGGGGTATTTATCGCGGTCGTTATAGCGCGCAATGTAGTGCACATTGCGCGCGTTCATGCCCAGCACGCCGAGTTTTCTCAGCGTAAACGGCGAGACCAGACCACCGCGAAAAAAGGATGGCAGCTGCATCAGCGTACCAGCTGGCGGAACCGCGCCAGTTCACCAAGCCGGAAACCGGTGTAGTTACCGACGATCATGATGAAGCCCAGCAGCACCAGCAGCAGCTCGGGGAAATTGAAGGTCCAGTGCTCAATGTAGCGGTTGGTCATTACCCACCAGGCCATCACCGCCACCAACAGGCTGCCACCGGCCTGGATTACGACTTCGTACGGGCCGTCTTCTTCCCACACTATGGACATCCGCTCGATGGTCCAGGCCAGGATGATCATCGGGAAGAAAGTGACCGTCAGTGCCTGCTCAATTCCCAGCTTGTAGCTCACCACGCTGATGGCGCCCATTAATATCACCACCGTGACCACCACGGCGGCGATCCTCGCCACAAGGAGCAGGTTGAGCCTGCTGAGATAGAAGCGGATCCACAGGCCGAGGATAAGGATCAACACAAAAATGGCGAGGCCCGTTAACAGCTGGGTTTCGATGAATGCAATGGCCAGCAGCACCGGCATAAAGGTACCGGAGGTACGCAGCCCCACAAATACCCGCAGCAGTACGACGACCAAAGCGCCAACCGGCACCAGCAGGATCAGCTTGAAAATACTCTGTTGCTCGATGGGCAGGCTGTAAATGGAGAAATCCACCAGCGCTTCTTTTTCCTGGCTGGTACTCAACATGGCCACATCCCGTGCGGGAACATCGTTGGAAATCACCGAGAAGGTAACGCCCGAGTTGCGGCCACCTTCAACGTCCAACAGGCTCTTGCCACCACGCTGCCAGATGAAAAAGTTCTTCGGCACACCCGGCGAGCCACTCAATGGCTCGAATACCACCCAGCGCTTTCCATCATAGATTTCCAGCAAGTCTTCCGGGTCCAGGCGGCGACGATCGTCTTCCAGGTACAGGCCGCGAATGCGGTGCGCGGGAATATCTGCAGCCGATAGCACCAGCAGCGCGATATCCACAAAAGAACGGTCTTTGTAGTAGCCGAAAATCAGATTCCGATCCTGATTGCGGTTGTCGCCCAGGGCGGTGAGCAGTTCAGAGGTGAAAGTTCGCGTATCCGACGAGCGCTCCCGCGCGGTTTCCACCAGTGAGTAGATCGCCTGCCGCACGGCCTCCTGCTCGCGCGCACCGAGCAATGGCTTCACCACTTCGGTGCTCAGGTCCAGCGGCTGCTCCAGAGCAGCGCCCGGAGTCTGGTGAACATCCAGCTGGTAAAACAGCGACTGCGCACCGGTTGCCTGACGCTTGGCCCAGACCGCACGATACTCATCGTCTTCACGAATGACATTAAAGCCGTAACCGGACGAACTGAAGGTTTCCCCCAACACTTCCATATTGCGCTGAGCGCGGGGCAGCGTGAGCGCGGCCTTGGCCGGGCCGCCATCGGCGTTGAAGTGAACCTTGGCTTCGATGGTCCAAACGGTGCGGTACTCGCCAGGCAACAGAGGAAAGCCCAGCTCAACGCTTTTGTAGATGGTGAGGCCGGCGCCCATGAGTGCGAGCAGCGCGGCAAGAATATAGACCTGAGCCCTTGGCGACATTCGCCATTCCCCAATTAATGATTGTTCGCAGTTTGTGACCGCTTATTTTTGCCGTTTACCGACGAATCTGCCAGTAACCGACCCACATTTTCAGGTTTCAGAGGAACTATTTACTGAAGGAAGGGAGTTTAGGCTTACCCTGTACCTGCTTGCGGCTGACATCCACCACCGCAGCATCTTTCAGGAAGTTGCGCCCTACCAGCAGCGGAAACTCGAACTCACCGCGCTCGACCAGGTTCACTTCCACCATATGGGTTACGCCTCCGACTGTCAGGCTCATATCCACAATCGGACGACGCTGGCGGTCAAATCCCGGGCGGGCGACCCGCACGTGACGTTTGATGGGTAATTCGATTTTCTTCGGCTCAGCGTCACTGCCATCGCTGAGTTTGAAGCGTATCCAGTCGCTGCCGTCCCGTTCGAAGGGCGTCAACTCCAGCACACTGAGGGAACTGGTTGCCGCGCCGGTATCCACCAGGGCACGCAGACGCAGGTCGCCCGGCTCAACGGTGAAGAACTCTTCCGAGCCCAGTACCAGCTTGTCTTTGGCCACCGGCACTTCCACAACCTTCTCGAAGTTGCGCTCGATCACCCGCTCCACCACTTTTACTTCCGGCTCCGCACACACCACGGTTTCAACCGGCGGGCACTGCGCGGGATCCAGGGGCGTTTCGGCAGGCTGCGGGGAGGGCTCGGCAACCGGGCTCGGGGTTCCTGCCTGGCGCAGGCTTTCACAGCCGGCGAGCAGCTGCATAACCAGCAACAGGGAAATTGAAGGCAAAAACCGCATCTGTTTTATTACTACCTTAGGGCGAGAGTCCTGCCCTTTGTGTGCTGTTTTTAAGTAATCCTGGCGGTATCGGACCCGGGCCATCCATGCTGCCCGAATTTTGCAAAGCCCGGATATTACCTTATCCGCCAAGCGACTGCACCGCCCCCCATAAACAGGGTGGCAGGGACGGCTCGGCGTAGAGAAGCATAGTCGCGGACAGATTACCGAACTGCATGGTACCAACTAGTCACAACGAATCAAGCGACAGCGGGATACCCCCCGGACTTTCAACCCCGCTCCAGCCGCTCGTCGATTTCGATCAGTTTGCGTGTCAATCCGGCGCTGGGCAGGTCGAGACCGCGAAAATATTCTTCCGCCATCGGGGCTATCCCGCACTTCTGGGGCAGCGGGTGTTCCCGCTCCACCAGCTGGCTCATCCGCGGCAGAAACACAAACTGCAACCACTGGGGCAGCGTCAGTGTATCCACGCAAAACGGCTGGGTGCTGGCCAGTGCCTCCGGGCCTGGCGGTTCCGCATCCCACAACTCCAGCGTCCGCAGCTCCATTTCCAGCTCCAGCAACAGGCTGGCGATATCGGGGTAAATCGACTTCATAGGGCCCAACAAGTTCAATTGATCATGCGCCGGAACGGCGGCAGCGAATCCAGCATGGCACGC
It includes:
- a CDS encoding YqcC family protein, encoding MKSIYPDIASLLLELEMELRTLELWDAEPPGPEALASTQPFCVDTLTLPQWLQFVFLPRMSQLVEREHPLPQKCGIAPMAEEYFRGLDLPSAGLTRKLIEIDERLERG
- a CDS encoding ATP-dependent zinc protease, coding for MPSISLLLVMQLLAGCESLRQAGTPSPVAEPSPQPAETPLDPAQCPPVETVVCAEPEVKVVERVIERNFEKVVEVPVAKDKLVLGSEEFFTVEPGDLRLRALVDTGAATSSLSVLELTPFERDGSDWIRFKLSDGSDAEPKKIELPIKRHVRVARPGFDRQRRPIVDMSLTVGGVTHMVEVNLVERGEFEFPLLVGRNFLKDAAVVDVSRKQVQGKPKLPSFSK
- a CDS encoding alpha-L-glutamate ligase-like protein, with the protein product MQLPSFFRGGLVSPFTLRKLGVLGMNARNVHYIARYNDRDKYPIVDDKLNTKRQAKRYRIPVPELIAAFETQPSRTRVMQVIEPLQKFVIKPARGSGGKGILVIVGRDGDEYVKPSGSKVTALDIQRHVSNIHSGLYSLGGKPDRVMIEALVDFDPIFDNYSFEGVPDIRVIVFRGFPVMAMLRCSTHDSDGKANLHQGAVGVGVDLATGRSCHAVQRGLRIEKHPDTEMPFADLVVPGWQELVRLAASCYEMTGLGYLGCDIVLDRKRGPLLLEANARPGLAIQIANGIGLRTRLEHIESMDMEQLEKNAEERVAYSMDYFAAKPLV
- a CDS encoding inactive transglutaminase family protein, coding for MSPRAQVYILAALLALMGAGLTIYKSVELGFPLLPGEYRTVWTIEAKVHFNADGGPAKAALTLPRAQRNMEVLGETFSSSGYGFNVIREDDEYRAVWAKRQATGAQSLFYQLDVHQTPGAALEQPLDLSTEVVKPLLGAREQEAVRQAIYSLVETARERSSDTRTFTSELLTALGDNRNQDRNLIFGYYKDRSFVDIALLVLSAADIPAHRIRGLYLEDDRRRLDPEDLLEIYDGKRWVVFEPLSGSPGVPKNFFIWQRGGKSLLDVEGGRNSGVTFSVISNDVPARDVAMLSTSQEKEALVDFSIYSLPIEQQSIFKLILLVPVGALVVVLLRVFVGLRTSGTFMPVLLAIAFIETQLLTGLAIFVLILILGLWIRFYLSRLNLLLVARIAAVVVTVVILMGAISVVSYKLGIEQALTVTFFPMIILAWTIERMSIVWEEDGPYEVVIQAGGSLLVAVMAWWVMTNRYIEHWTFNFPELLLVLLGFIMIVGNYTGFRLGELARFRQLVR